Proteins encoded in a region of the Arthrobacter sp. U41 genome:
- the istB gene encoding IS21-like element helper ATPase IstB → MSTITVQDLLEAGKHASLTGSVLTDWAEKGTPKQREYLHGVLVAEHESRQESRRQRLLKAARLPAMKTLTGFDYSSVRFPEDYGRGPLESLDFINRAQDLVLYGDVGTGKTHMATALVAAACRQGIPARFFTTSALVMMLRRAKDEDRLDKELASLAKNRLLAIDELGYLPIDAEGARLLFQVIADGYEKRSLIITTNLEFSRWGTVFGDDNMAAAVIDRLVHHGRLLQFRGESYRVKNALMK, encoded by the coding sequence ATGAGCACGATCACCGTCCAGGACCTCCTTGAGGCGGGCAAGCACGCCTCGCTGACCGGCAGCGTGTTGACCGATTGGGCCGAGAAGGGCACCCCGAAGCAACGTGAATACCTGCACGGGGTGCTGGTCGCCGAGCACGAATCCCGGCAGGAGTCACGGCGCCAGCGGCTGTTGAAGGCCGCAAGGTTGCCGGCCATGAAAACACTCACCGGGTTCGACTACAGCAGTGTCAGGTTCCCGGAGGACTACGGCCGCGGACCTCTCGAATCCCTGGATTTCATCAACCGGGCCCAGGACCTGGTCCTCTACGGCGACGTGGGCACCGGCAAAACTCACATGGCCACCGCCCTGGTGGCCGCCGCCTGCCGGCAGGGCATCCCCGCCAGGTTCTTCACCACCTCCGCCCTGGTCATGATGCTGCGCCGCGCCAAGGACGAAGACCGCCTCGACAAGGAACTGGCCTCCCTGGCCAAGAACCGGCTCCTGGCCATCGACGAGCTGGGCTACCTCCCGATCGACGCCGAAGGGGCCAGGCTACTCTTCCAAGTGATCGCGGACGGGTATGAAAAACGAAGCCTGATCATCACAACAAATTTGGAGTTTTCCCGCTGGGGCACCGTGTTCGGAGACGACAACATGGCCGCCGCCGTCATTGACAGATTGGTCCACCACGGGCGGCTTCTGCAGTTCCGCGGCGAGTCCTACCGGGTCAAAAATGCCCTCATGAAATAG